One genomic region from Quercus robur chromosome 4, dhQueRobu3.1, whole genome shotgun sequence encodes:
- the LOC126722168 gene encoding L10-interacting MYB domain-containing protein-like → MHDTGLGWDTAKGTILAPDDWWDRKLKELPKAKKFREKGLQNPEQLDIMFRDVAATGEAAWTPSSNTLPPTMPQEGAGDSDGSSEFKDNQCDMSLDIDSLQQGHTSQSRSSRLKRTSESIPSQKKKKKIGGAAMLDNRISELITVCKNKSEGTSRESPSSVDNVMAIVRALPRVDSKFVVQASLALLKKIHRDMFLTFKEPELQLAYLQELISWKQKK, encoded by the exons ATGCATGACACAGGTTTAGGTTGGGATACAGCGAAGGGAACAATTCTTGCTCCTGATGATTGGTGGGACCGAAAGTTGAAG GAATTACCCAAAGCTAAAAAATTTCGAGAGAAAGGTCTACAGAATCCAGAACAACTTGATATAATGTTTAGGGATGTTGCAGCAACTGGAGAAGCTGCATGGACCCCTTCTTCAAATACACTCCCTCCAACAATGCCACAAGAGGGTGCTGGTGATTCGGATGGTAGCTCCGAATTTAAGGATAATCAATGTGACATGAGTTTAGACATTGATAGTTTGCAACAAGGACATACTAGTCAATCACGTAGTTCAAGACTTAAGCGAACTAGTGAATCTATACCCTcacagaagaaaaagaagaagataggagGAGCTGCAATGTTGGACAATCGTATTAGTGAATTAATAACTGTATGTAAGAATAAGTCTGAAGGTACTTCTCGAGAGTCACCAAGTTCAGTTGATAATGTCATGGCGATTGTGAGAGCACTTCCTAGAGTGGATAGTAAGTTTGTGGTTCAAGCTTCCTTAGCGTTACTAAAAAAGATACATAGGGATATGTTTCTAACTTTCAAGGAGCCAGAGTTACAGTTGGCATACCTACAAGAATTGATTTCTTGGAAGCAAAAGAAGTGA